A window of Marinobacter salarius contains these coding sequences:
- a CDS encoding IS5 family transposase, whose translation MDQITFSEAEYQTKKRKTRREIFLERMDKLIPWKQLEKKVARYYPKGQNGRPPYPLPAMLRVHCMQLFYNLSDPAMEDALYEIESMRHFAGLKLDRLPDETTILNFRHFLEQHGLGKALFKEVNKHLEKNGLMLREGSIVDATIISAPSSTKNSTGKRDPEMHQTRKGNEWHFGMKMHIGVDDTLGLIHSIDTTAANVHDIVPTDKLLHGEEQRVFGDAGYLGIQKRDEHKHRENVSWFIAKRPGTRKKLDADKLKAEKIKASVRAKVEHPFRYIKQVFGYSKVRYRGLAKNNNRLHLLAAFSNLLIGEKYMLA comes from the coding sequence ATGGATCAGATCACTTTCTCCGAAGCTGAGTACCAGACCAAGAAGCGCAAGACGCGTCGCGAGATCTTTCTGGAACGGATGGACAAGCTGATTCCGTGGAAGCAGTTGGAGAAGAAGGTAGCCCGTTATTACCCCAAGGGTCAGAACGGTCGGCCTCCGTATCCGCTGCCTGCCATGCTTCGAGTTCACTGCATGCAGTTGTTCTATAACCTGAGCGACCCGGCGATGGAAGACGCTCTTTACGAGATCGAATCCATGCGCCACTTCGCTGGCCTGAAGCTGGACCGCTTGCCGGACGAGACCACCATTCTCAACTTCCGGCATTTCCTGGAGCAGCACGGTCTTGGCAAGGCGCTGTTTAAAGAGGTGAATAAACACTTGGAGAAGAACGGCCTGATGCTGCGTGAAGGCAGCATCGTAGATGCCACCATTATTTCTGCTCCAAGCTCCACCAAGAACAGCACTGGCAAGCGCGATCCTGAAATGCACCAGACCAGAAAGGGCAACGAATGGCACTTCGGCATGAAGATGCACATTGGTGTCGACGATACGCTTGGCCTGATTCATAGCATCGATACCACCGCTGCCAACGTGCACGACATCGTGCCCACCGACAAGCTGCTGCACGGTGAAGAGCAACGGGTCTTCGGCGATGCCGGGTACCTTGGCATTCAGAAGCGGGATGAGCATAAGCACCGTGAAAACGTCTCCTGGTTCATTGCCAAACGGCCTGGCACCCGGAAGAAGCTGGATGCTGACAAGCTGAAAGCCGAGAAAATCAAAGCCAGTGTTCGTGCCAAAGTGGAGCATCCCTTCCGGTACATTAAACAGGTCTTCGGTTATAGCAAGGTCCGCTATCGCGGTCTAGCCAAGAACAACAACCGGCTGCATTTGCTGGCCGCGTTCAGCAACCTGCTGATTGGTGAAAAATACATGCTGGCGTAG
- a CDS encoding mandelate racemase/muconate lactonizing enzyme family protein, with protein sequence MRIERMAVYTANLEYTGKAYAFAGGRSHQVFETTVVALSTDTGLEGYGEVCPCGPNYMAAFAEGLPSCLSVLAPEVLGQDPRQVSVIQERMSQALTGQAVAKAAIDIACWDLLGKACGLPVYTLLGGLQSPSMPLHRIVPLAEPAEMEESLRRYRAEGFRHIQIKLGHEVDEDIDLIRRLRKLKQPDELWVGDINGAWRRDQALRFSKAIEDVDIYLEQPCRSYDECLSVRRRAKHVIKLDEAFNTLSEVQRGLRDDAMDAIALKVSKFGGLTPSRIIRDVCADAGIPMTIEDAWGSGIATAAYAHLAASTSPRALLNTTDLHNYNTVQLATGAPEAADGRMWLSDRPGLGVVPDFALLSLRDVYE encoded by the coding sequence ATGCGAATCGAGCGAATGGCAGTCTACACGGCGAATCTGGAATACACCGGGAAAGCCTATGCCTTTGCTGGCGGCCGCTCCCATCAGGTCTTCGAAACAACGGTTGTTGCCCTCTCAACAGACACGGGACTGGAGGGCTATGGTGAGGTGTGCCCCTGCGGCCCCAACTACATGGCGGCTTTTGCCGAGGGCCTTCCTTCCTGCCTGTCAGTGTTGGCACCTGAGGTACTCGGCCAGGACCCACGGCAAGTGTCGGTAATTCAGGAACGAATGAGTCAGGCGCTCACCGGCCAGGCTGTCGCCAAGGCGGCCATCGATATTGCCTGCTGGGATCTCCTGGGCAAGGCGTGCGGGCTTCCTGTTTATACGCTGCTTGGCGGTCTTCAATCACCGTCCATGCCCCTGCATCGAATTGTCCCACTGGCCGAACCCGCAGAAATGGAAGAGTCGCTTCGCCGTTATCGCGCCGAGGGTTTTCGGCACATCCAGATCAAACTGGGCCATGAGGTGGACGAAGACATCGACCTGATTCGCAGGCTCAGAAAACTCAAACAACCGGATGAACTCTGGGTGGGCGATATCAATGGCGCCTGGCGGCGCGATCAGGCACTGCGATTTTCAAAGGCCATTGAGGATGTGGATATCTACCTTGAGCAACCCTGCCGCAGTTACGACGAGTGCCTGTCGGTCAGGCGGCGTGCCAAGCATGTGATCAAACTGGATGAAGCGTTCAACACCTTGAGCGAGGTTCAGCGTGGACTCAGAGACGATGCTATGGACGCGATTGCCTTGAAAGTCAGCAAGTTCGGTGGGCTAACGCCCTCCCGGATCATTCGGGATGTGTGTGCCGACGCCGGCATCCCCATGACCATTGAAGACGCCTGGGGCAGTGGCATCGCGACGGCTGCCTATGCGCACCTCGCCGCCAGCACCTCCCCCAGAGCCTTGCTGAACACCACCGACTTGCACAACTACAACACAGTGCAGCTTGCCACAGGCGCCCCGGAAGCGGCGGACGGCCGAATGTGGCTCAGTGACCGGCCCGGCCTCGGCGTTGTACCAGACTTTGCCTTACTGTCCTTGCGGGATGTCTACGAATAG
- a CDS encoding DUF3010 family protein yields the protein MIVCGVELTGSDAVVCLLNMDRGQFNLPECKVRKLSLPKNHSREDLKRFQAAFAELMAEYGVTRVAIKERMPKGKFAGGAISFKLEAAIQLITDTELTVTLLPPAMIKSTLTSNPLPIAFADTGLKVFQETAFITAYIAQMTSMKGAASM from the coding sequence ATGATTGTATGCGGAGTTGAACTGACGGGCAGCGATGCGGTGGTGTGTTTGCTGAATATGGACAGAGGGCAGTTCAACCTGCCGGAGTGCAAGGTGCGCAAACTGTCACTGCCGAAAAATCATAGCCGTGAAGACCTGAAGCGGTTCCAGGCGGCCTTTGCGGAGTTAATGGCCGAGTACGGGGTCACCCGTGTCGCGATCAAAGAGCGGATGCCGAAAGGCAAGTTTGCCGGCGGTGCCATCAGCTTCAAATTGGAAGCGGCCATTCAACTGATCACCGATACTGAGTTAACCGTGACCTTGCTGCCCCCGGCAATGATCAAATCTACCCTGACATCCAACCCGCTGCCCATTGCGTTCGCCGACACGGGTTTGAAGGTGTTTCAGGAAACTGCCTTTATCACCGCCTATATCGCTCAGATGACCAGCATGAAAGGGGCCGCATCAATGTGA
- a CDS encoding cold shock and DUF1294 domain-containing protein — translation MNQKGLLTAWNDAKGFGFITPEGGGERVFAHISSYAGSGRPSSNRKVTYSLTKDGQGRLRAGQFQYAGAAKVGASIAPGVWAAAAVVMASFATLAVLFHRGYLPVSILAAYGGVSLVLFVMYWIDKRAAQRGGQRIAEKTLHLFELCCGWPGALLAQQVFRHKTRKGSYQFVFWLAVLANLGALGWLLLAPEAMSWRQQLGFDLSKSLRPLVWSPK, via the coding sequence TTGAATCAGAAAGGATTACTCACCGCCTGGAATGATGCCAAGGGGTTTGGCTTCATCACGCCGGAAGGCGGCGGTGAACGGGTCTTTGCCCATATCAGCAGTTACGCAGGCAGTGGCCGGCCGTCTTCCAATCGCAAGGTGACTTACAGCCTCACGAAGGACGGTCAGGGCCGGCTGAGGGCAGGGCAGTTTCAGTACGCCGGAGCGGCAAAGGTTGGTGCCAGCATTGCGCCGGGAGTCTGGGCGGCCGCGGCGGTTGTGATGGCGTCGTTTGCCACGCTGGCTGTCTTGTTCCATCGAGGTTATCTGCCGGTCTCGATCCTGGCTGCCTACGGTGGAGTGAGTCTGGTGTTGTTTGTGATGTACTGGATCGATAAGCGGGCGGCACAGCGGGGTGGCCAGCGCATCGCGGAGAAAACGCTACACTTGTTCGAGCTTTGCTGCGGTTGGCCCGGTGCGCTGTTGGCCCAGCAGGTTTTTCGGCATAAGACGCGAAAGGGCAGTTATCAGTTTGTTTTCTGGCTGGCGGTGCTGGCCAATCTGGGTGCTCTGGGGTGGCTGCTGTTGGCTCCGGAGGCGATGAGTTGGCGGCAACAATTGGGCTTTGATTTGTCGAAGTCTTTGCGGCCGCTTGTCTGGAGCCCGAAATGA
- a CDS encoding DEAD/DEAH box helicase: MNVPFKLRPYQQEAVDATLNHFRRSDESAVIVLPTGAGKSLVIAELARLAKRKILVLTHVKELVEQNHAKYQSYGLAGGIFSAGLKRKESHHQVTFASVQSVSANLDQFRDEYSLVIIDECHRVSGDETSQYQRIIELLRQQNDALKVLGLTATPYRLAMGWIYRYHYRGFVRGSGEDQDKPFQHCIYELPLSYMINRGYLTRPELVNAAVAQYDFSALARDRFGEYAEKDVNQLLSKHKRVTRAIIEQVMELAAERQGVMIFAATVEHAREITGYLPEYETALVTGATDQKDRDMLIQRFKQRQLKYLVNVSVLTTGFDAPHVDVIAILRPTQSVSLYQQIVGRGLRLDEGKPDCLVIDYAGNHVNLHHPEVGEPQPNPDSEPVQVFCPGCGFANIFWGKTDSEGRVIEHYGRRCQGLLETADGEEPAAQNGRPQQCDYRFRFKECPHCGGENDIAARNCHQCQKAIIDPDDQLRDALKLKDAMVIRCAGVTLSVNESKLRMTYHGEDGEELSESFDFSKPAQCTVFNKLFGRRFANGRAPKTFNKANEVLESQALLPAPDFVIARKQKHYWQVQERVFDYQGSYRKANET; encoded by the coding sequence ATGAACGTTCCCTTCAAGCTCCGGCCTTACCAGCAGGAAGCGGTCGACGCCACGCTGAATCATTTCCGCAGATCCGATGAGTCTGCGGTCATCGTGCTGCCAACCGGCGCCGGCAAAAGCCTGGTCATTGCCGAGCTGGCCCGTCTAGCCAAGCGTAAAATTCTGGTGCTGACCCACGTCAAAGAGCTTGTGGAGCAGAATCACGCCAAATACCAGAGTTATGGGTTGGCAGGCGGCATCTTCTCCGCTGGGCTGAAGCGTAAGGAAAGCCACCATCAGGTGACGTTTGCCAGTGTGCAGTCGGTATCGGCGAATCTGGATCAGTTCCGGGATGAATACTCGTTGGTCATCATCGATGAGTGCCATCGGGTCAGTGGTGATGAAACCAGTCAGTATCAACGGATCATCGAGTTGCTACGGCAACAGAATGACGCCCTCAAAGTGCTCGGGCTGACCGCTACGCCCTACCGTCTGGCCATGGGCTGGATCTATCGCTATCACTACCGGGGCTTTGTTCGCGGCTCTGGAGAGGATCAGGACAAACCCTTTCAGCACTGCATTTACGAACTGCCGTTGAGCTATATGATCAATCGAGGGTATCTCACCCGGCCCGAGTTGGTGAATGCGGCAGTGGCGCAATACGATTTCTCCGCGCTGGCTCGGGACCGCTTTGGCGAGTATGCCGAGAAGGACGTCAACCAGCTGCTGAGCAAACACAAGCGTGTGACCCGCGCGATCATTGAGCAGGTGATGGAACTGGCCGCTGAGCGCCAGGGAGTGATGATCTTTGCGGCCACGGTGGAGCATGCGAGGGAGATCACCGGTTATCTTCCTGAATATGAGACCGCTTTGGTAACTGGCGCGACCGATCAGAAAGATCGGGACATGCTGATTCAACGATTCAAACAGCGGCAGTTGAAGTACTTGGTGAACGTATCCGTGCTCACCACGGGCTTTGATGCACCCCATGTGGACGTTATCGCGATTCTTCGTCCTACCCAGTCGGTCAGCCTGTATCAGCAGATCGTGGGCCGCGGCCTTCGCCTGGATGAGGGCAAGCCGGATTGCCTGGTGATTGATTACGCGGGCAACCACGTGAATCTGCATCACCCGGAGGTGGGCGAGCCGCAACCGAACCCGGACAGTGAGCCGGTGCAGGTATTTTGCCCGGGCTGTGGCTTTGCCAATATCTTCTGGGGCAAAACAGACAGTGAAGGCCGTGTGATCGAGCACTACGGGCGCCGTTGTCAGGGGCTTCTGGAGACTGCGGACGGGGAGGAACCTGCCGCGCAGAACGGGCGCCCTCAACAGTGCGATTACCGCTTTCGCTTCAAGGAGTGCCCCCACTGCGGTGGCGAGAATGATATTGCAGCCCGCAACTGTCACCAATGCCAGAAAGCCATCATCGACCCGGATGATCAACTGAGAGACGCGCTGAAACTCAAGGATGCCATGGTGATCCGTTGCGCCGGGGTCACGTTGAGCGTTAACGAGAGTAAACTGAGGATGACCTACCACGGCGAGGATGGGGAAGAGCTCAGCGAGTCGTTTGATTTCAGCAAGCCAGCGCAGTGCACCGTCTTTAACAAACTGTTCGGGCGGCGTTTCGCGAATGGCCGAGCGCCGAAAACATTCAACAAGGCGAATGAGGTGCTTGAGAGTCAGGCCTTGTTGCCAGCGCCGGATTTTGTCATCGCCCGCAAGCAGAAGCACTATTGGCAAGTGCAGGAACGCGTTTTCGATTATCAGGGTAGTTATCGGAAGGCGAATGAGACCTGA
- a CDS encoding helix-turn-helix transcriptional regulator, whose amino-acid sequence MNFKEFKQKALENPEVRKEYDALEEEFSLIDQLITMRTKAGLTQEDVAKKLGTNKSNISRLERGKSNPSWRTLNKYAAACGYTVRLDATENDRPSP is encoded by the coding sequence ATGAACTTTAAAGAATTTAAGCAAAAGGCACTGGAAAACCCCGAAGTTCGCAAAGAGTATGATGCTCTTGAGGAAGAGTTTAGCCTGATTGATCAATTGATCACAATGAGGACGAAAGCAGGTCTTACACAGGAAGATGTCGCGAAGAAACTTGGGACAAACAAAAGCAACATTTCCAGACTTGAGCGTGGCAAAAGTAATCCTAGCTGGAGGACTCTCAATAAGTATGCTGCCGCCTGTGGCTATACGGTCAGGCTCGACGCTACTGAGAATGATCGTCCTTCGCCATAG
- a CDS encoding RSP_7527 family protein produces MTYQAPKLNEQGTIDIDYYTKLASQERSEYIAQMAVSLKAKIKSFFHVKLPKLSISH; encoded by the coding sequence ATGACTTATCAGGCTCCGAAACTGAACGAACAGGGCACTATCGACATTGATTACTACACAAAGCTTGCATCGCAGGAACGTAGCGAATATATCGCGCAGATGGCAGTGTCACTCAAAGCCAAAATCAAGTCCTTCTTCCACGTGAAGCTGCCGAAACTGTCCATTAGCCATTAA
- the rlmF gene encoding 23S rRNA (adenine(1618)-N(6))-methyltransferase RlmF — translation MNQKNNPVPISTKPARKDLHPRNLHNQGYDLPALVETHPALDPHVKTTPHGNLSIDFADPLAVKTLNAALLNRYYNIVAWDIPDGALCPPIPGRADYIHYIADLPGLDQPSIKLLDIGTGANGIYPLLACQIYGWQCVGSDINTESLANVATIITNNPALQGRFTLRTQHDKNHMFEGIIQAGEFFDVSVCNPPFHASLDDAMKGSRLKLNNLARSRGEQKTKSESPTLNFGGLGAELWCKGGEQLFLKKLIRESQAYSTQCRWFTSLVSKADNVKPAKKLIRKLGAVDIREIEMKQGNKITRVLAWTFI, via the coding sequence ATGAACCAAAAAAATAATCCTGTTCCGATTTCCACAAAGCCTGCTCGCAAGGATCTACACCCGAGGAATCTGCACAATCAGGGCTATGACCTCCCAGCTCTCGTAGAAACCCACCCGGCACTAGACCCCCATGTGAAAACGACCCCTCATGGCAACCTTTCCATCGATTTCGCAGACCCATTGGCAGTAAAAACTCTCAACGCCGCGTTATTAAACCGATACTACAACATTGTCGCTTGGGACATTCCGGACGGGGCACTTTGCCCTCCAATCCCGGGCAGGGCCGACTATATCCATTACATCGCTGACTTGCCCGGGCTTGATCAGCCCAGCATCAAGCTGCTGGATATAGGGACGGGAGCCAATGGCATCTACCCGCTACTGGCCTGCCAAATTTACGGCTGGCAGTGTGTCGGTAGCGACATCAATACGGAGTCGCTTGCGAACGTAGCCACAATCATCACCAACAACCCCGCACTCCAAGGTCGCTTCACGCTCCGCACCCAGCACGATAAAAACCACATGTTCGAAGGGATCATCCAAGCTGGTGAGTTCTTTGACGTCAGCGTATGCAACCCGCCTTTCCATGCATCTCTCGATGACGCGATGAAAGGTAGCCGGCTAAAACTCAATAACCTTGCTCGCAGTCGCGGTGAACAAAAAACAAAATCCGAATCCCCTACTCTGAATTTTGGTGGTCTGGGAGCAGAGCTTTGGTGCAAGGGGGGTGAGCAGCTGTTTCTGAAAAAGCTGATAAGAGAAAGCCAGGCGTATTCAACTCAATGTCGCTGGTTTACCAGCCTGGTTTCAAAAGCCGACAATGTTAAGCCCGCAAAGAAGTTAATTCGTAAGCTTGGTGCAGTCGATATAAGGGAAATTGAGATGAAGCAGGGAAATAAGATTACGCGGGTCTTGGCCTGGACATTCATCTGA
- a CDS encoding type II toxin-antitoxin system RelE/ParE family toxin, with the protein MDWEIELYGKVDQELARMPTKIQARMIRLMELMTKHGANLGEPHTKSLGDELFELRAKAKEGIGRGFFCYMQGKRIVILHVFVKKDQKIPKKDLELAKERLKEVKKR; encoded by the coding sequence ATGGATTGGGAAATTGAACTCTACGGGAAAGTAGATCAAGAGCTGGCCCGGATGCCGACCAAGATTCAAGCACGAATGATCCGGTTGATGGAATTGATGACGAAACACGGAGCTAACCTTGGAGAGCCTCACACTAAGTCACTGGGTGATGAGCTTTTCGAGCTCCGAGCAAAGGCAAAAGAGGGAATTGGAAGAGGATTCTTCTGCTACATGCAGGGTAAACGAATCGTCATCCTGCATGTGTTTGTGAAGAAGGATCAGAAAATACCAAAGAAAGACCTGGAGCTCGCGAAAGAGCGTTTGAAGGAGGTCAAAAAGCGATGA
- the gcvA gene encoding transcriptional regulator GcvA, which yields MRHLPPLNALRVFESAARHRSFVAAGKELFVTSSAVSHQVKTLEEYLGLSLFDRSRRAVTLTPEGEQYLSSVRHAFDEIEMATQRLTANQESNVVKISVAPNFLTRWLMPRMARFQALYPDIELEINASMGLLDFDRTSTDMAVYFGNGEWDDIEVHFLRKVMLVPVCSPRLLDGELPLEKPEDLAKHTLIYVSKRKWEWENWLQQSGVDFISARGSLQMSSGQLATAAAQEGLGVALADSTLTSREIKSGKLVVPFDIQLDTNRAFYLVYRKQRPLTIGMKAFKEWLMNEI from the coding sequence ATGCGCCACCTGCCACCTCTGAATGCGCTTCGGGTATTTGAATCAGCGGCTAGACACCGCAGCTTTGTCGCAGCTGGCAAGGAACTTTTCGTGACGTCATCGGCGGTCAGTCATCAGGTGAAGACACTTGAAGAATATTTAGGGCTTTCACTGTTTGATCGAAGCAGGCGAGCGGTGACGTTAACCCCTGAAGGCGAGCAATATCTCTCATCGGTCAGGCATGCGTTCGATGAGATTGAAATGGCCACCCAACGACTGACCGCGAACCAGGAATCCAACGTGGTCAAGATCAGTGTTGCCCCCAACTTCCTAACCCGCTGGCTGATGCCACGCATGGCTCGATTCCAGGCCCTATACCCGGATATTGAGCTGGAAATTAATGCGTCCATGGGGCTGCTGGATTTCGATCGCACCAGTACCGATATGGCGGTTTATTTCGGGAATGGTGAATGGGACGATATTGAAGTGCATTTCCTGCGCAAAGTTATGCTGGTTCCGGTGTGTAGCCCGCGACTACTGGACGGTGAGTTGCCGCTGGAGAAGCCTGAAGACTTGGCTAAACACACTCTGATTTATGTCAGCAAACGGAAGTGGGAGTGGGAGAATTGGCTGCAACAATCAGGCGTGGATTTTATATCCGCCCGGGGCAGCTTACAGATGTCCAGCGGGCAACTTGCCACGGCGGCGGCGCAAGAGGGCCTTGGAGTGGCGCTGGCTGATAGCACCCTGACGTCCCGTGAGATTAAATCGGGGAAGTTGGTGGTGCCTTTCGACATCCAGTTGGATACGAATCGGGCCTTCTATCTGGTCTACCGCAAGCAACGTCCGCTGACCATCGGAATGAAAGCCTTCAAGGAGTGGCTGATGAACGAGATTTAG
- a CDS encoding class I SAM-dependent methyltransferase produces MQPSIKLYTDLSGYYDLMCADIDYPEQSSAVRRLNQLFGNGGRQHLDLACGTGPHIRHFLDSGYQSQGLDINQPMLDKAKVRCPEASFTLGDIGRFAFDQPFDLITCLLYSIHYNSDIDRLTSCITSVHNALQAKGVFCFNAVDKNKIDNNLFVTHTAEHQDGAFTFSSGWHYHGQGEQQSLKLRIKKTTHNVSETWKDEHPMVALGFEDLAQLLEPYFEVHIFEHDYGKIEPWDGQSGNALFVCVKA; encoded by the coding sequence ATGCAACCGTCCATCAAGCTCTACACCGACCTCTCCGGTTATTACGACCTGATGTGTGCCGACATCGACTACCCGGAACAAAGCAGCGCTGTACGCAGGCTTAACCAGTTGTTTGGAAACGGCGGTCGCCAGCATCTGGACCTGGCCTGTGGAACCGGCCCCCACATTCGGCATTTCCTCGACTCTGGCTACCAGAGCCAGGGCCTGGACATCAACCAGCCCATGCTGGATAAAGCGAAAGTGCGCTGCCCTGAAGCCAGTTTCACCCTGGGAGACATTGGCCGTTTTGCCTTTGACCAGCCTTTCGATCTGATCACCTGCCTGTTGTATTCCATTCACTACAACAGTGACATCGACCGCCTGACATCCTGCATCACCAGCGTTCACAATGCCCTGCAGGCCAAGGGTGTTTTCTGCTTCAACGCGGTGGACAAGAACAAAATCGACAACAACCTGTTCGTAACCCATACCGCAGAGCACCAGGATGGAGCCTTCACCTTCAGCTCGGGCTGGCACTACCACGGCCAGGGCGAGCAGCAGTCACTCAAGCTGCGCATTAAAAAAACCACCCACAATGTCAGCGAAACCTGGAAAGACGAGCATCCCATGGTGGCGTTGGGCTTCGAGGATCTGGCACAACTGCTGGAGCCTTATTTCGAGGTGCATATATTCGAGCACGACTACGGCAAGATAGAGCCCTGGGACGGGCAGTCTGGCAATGCTCTGTTTGTCTGCGTAAAGGCCTAG
- a CDS encoding dicarboxylate/amino acid:cation symporter: protein MKAVLDAYLNTSLVLRIGIALVLGLVVGLVGGPAVAEWLDPLGELLLRLLKFLVVPIVLLTLMVGINQANLGSMGRVGRKMLGFYVLTSALAITVGLGVASAFSPGSGLELTSSESVEVPENPGFIQVLLNIVPTNMVEAFAEPNLLGIIFTAIVFGIALLKLRESKAHGEVAERVYGVVSGLNEVTMKVMAGVLQYVPIGVFAIVASTAGEQGMNTILALGDMVMVLYIALAVQLVVYGVLMRLNGVNLMDFVREARAPVATAFATQSSSGTLPLTLNAARRLGVPQSIYGFSLPLGATINMDGAGIRIAISAAFAANVIGVPLDFVTMLEIVLIGTLASIGTAGVPGAGIVMIATVFAQVGLPIETVALLVSIDALVGMGATAMNVTGDLVCTSVIARSEDKYEAAEAGSSQAVPQEQLS from the coding sequence ATGAAAGCTGTACTTGATGCCTATCTGAATACTTCGCTGGTGCTGCGCATTGGTATTGCGCTTGTTCTTGGTCTGGTTGTAGGACTGGTGGGCGGGCCCGCGGTGGCCGAATGGCTGGATCCATTGGGGGAGTTGCTGCTTCGGTTGCTGAAGTTCCTGGTTGTGCCGATTGTCCTGTTAACTCTGATGGTGGGAATCAATCAGGCCAATCTTGGCAGTATGGGGCGTGTGGGCCGGAAGATGCTGGGCTTTTATGTGCTGACCTCGGCGTTGGCGATCACGGTGGGGCTGGGTGTAGCGTCTGCTTTCTCGCCTGGCAGCGGCCTGGAATTGACGTCTTCGGAAAGTGTCGAAGTGCCGGAGAATCCGGGCTTTATCCAGGTACTTCTGAACATTGTTCCCACCAACATGGTTGAGGCATTCGCCGAGCCGAACCTGCTGGGGATTATCTTCACCGCGATTGTTTTTGGTATTGCACTGTTGAAGCTGCGGGAGTCAAAGGCTCACGGCGAAGTTGCTGAGCGGGTGTATGGCGTGGTTTCTGGCCTGAATGAGGTCACCATGAAGGTGATGGCCGGGGTGCTCCAGTATGTTCCGATTGGTGTGTTTGCGATTGTGGCCAGCACTGCAGGTGAGCAGGGCATGAACACGATACTGGCCCTCGGGGATATGGTCATGGTGTTGTACATCGCCCTGGCGGTACAGCTGGTGGTCTACGGGGTTCTTATGCGTTTAAATGGCGTTAACCTTATGGACTTTGTTCGTGAGGCCCGGGCTCCGGTCGCCACGGCCTTTGCCACCCAGAGCAGCTCCGGAACGCTGCCCTTAACCTTGAACGCGGCTCGGCGTTTGGGTGTTCCCCAGAGTATCTATGGCTTCAGCCTGCCGCTGGGCGCGACCATCAATATGGACGGGGCCGGCATCCGCATTGCCATTTCTGCCGCCTTTGCCGCCAATGTGATAGGGGTGCCCCTGGACTTTGTCACTATGCTGGAGATCGTTCTGATCGGCACCCTGGCCTCCATCGGTACGGCCGGTGTGCCGGGCGCTGGTATCGTGATGATTGCTACGGTGTTTGCCCAGGTGGGCCTGCCCATTGAAACCGTAGCGCTGCTGGTGTCCATCGATGCCCTTGTGGGTATGGGGGCCACGGCCATGAATGTCACCGGGGATCTGGTGTGCACTTCGGTGATTGCCCGTTCTGAGGATAAATATGAGGCGGCAGAGGCAGGCTCAAGCCAGGCGGTGCCGCAGGAACAGTTGTCCTAG